In Carya illinoinensis cultivar Pawnee chromosome 10, C.illinoinensisPawnee_v1, whole genome shotgun sequence, one DNA window encodes the following:
- the LOC122278898 gene encoding sodium/calcium exchanger NCL2-like isoform X1 has product MSRACLVILLGLLISHSVNSRSFREKSKLVSDGIDKTSQNSAGLELDVTATTVTCEPIYGFLPCATSVWGQLFMIITYEFLLSLAGKYVSSGSELFFQLFGTGIFGASLFHILGAIPQVALVLATGVTGSTSTIETLATMGMGLLAGSTIMLLTLVWASVVSFGSYDLSQPSANSSDEENVKPFSLTGYGVSTDVETYYTARIMMASMIPFLILQLAKILNSTSGERIVVLVSLIVTVVFLFVYCTFQVFQPWIQNRRYEYLTRSYVQRNLLPSLLTAGGRPNLTAIRECFQKIDKNRDDSISVSELRALILGIQIEVGLNEDELEAKMMQEFDISGDDRINETEFVKGISKCLVLSRHPADEQDHDRPKFFTSSSKQSRSEQQSLLTQKQENSTKTLKTWLNYVKAALLLLVGTAISVLLGLPLMQTLQEFSSDVNIPSFLVTYVVVPLALNIRQALTTITSAREKTEKAISLTFSEIYNGVFMNNMMGLVIFLALVLIRDLSWDVSAEILVVLLICTAMGLFTSFRTKFPFWTSILAYLLYPLSLLIIYLLTEVACWS; this is encoded by the exons ATGTCAAGAGCCTGTCTTGTCATTCTCTTGGGTCTCCTAATAAGCCATTCGGTAAATAGCCGTTCATTCAGAGAGAAATCCAAACTCGTATCTGATGGCATAGACAAAACAAGCCAGAATTCTGCAGGCCTTGAACTGGATGTCACAGCAACAACAGTGACATGCGAGCCCATCTATGGATTCTTGCCTTGCGCAACATCGGTTTGGGGTCAGCTCTTCATGATCATTACATACGAGTTCCTGCTGTCCCTTGCAGGGAAGTATGTTTCCAGTGGCTCTGAACTTTTCTTCCAATTGTTTGGAACTGGAATCTTTGGTGCTAGCTTGTTCCACATTCTTGGCGCTATCCCCCAAGTGGCTTTGGTGCTCG CCACTGGAGTGACAGGAAGTACAAGTACAATTGAAACGCTGGCAACAATGGGAATGGGCTTATTGGCAGGATCGACTATCATGCTTCTTACTTTAGTCTGGGCCTCGGTTGTTTCTTTCGGCAGCTATGATCTTTCACAGCCTTCAGCTAATTCATCAGACGAGGAAAACGTGAAACCATTCAGTTTAACTG GTTATGGTGTTAGTACTGATGTTGAGACCTACTACACTGCAAGAATAATGATGGCGTCTATGATCCCATTTCTCATTCTTCAACTGGCGAAAATTCTGAATTCAACTTCAGGCGAAAGAATCGTAGTCTTAGTTTCACTCATTGTTACTGTTGTTTTCCTCTTCGTGTACTGTACCTTTCAG GTATTCCAGCCATGGATTCAGAATAGAAGATATGAATATCTGACACGCTCGTATGTTCAGAGGAATCTACTACCAAGTCTTCTTACTGCTGGAGGCAGACCTAATTTAACAGCTATAAGAGA GTGTTTTCAGAAAATTGACAAAAATAGAGATGACTCTATTTCCGTTAGTGAACTGAGAGCATTGATCTTGGGAATACAGATAGAAGTAGGTTTGAATGAGGATGAATTGGAAGCAAAGATGATGCAGGAGTTTGACATCTCTGGTGATGATCGCATCAATGAGACTGAATTCGTTAAAGGAATCTCAAAATGCCTTGTTCTGTCTCGTCACCCTGCTGACGAACAAGATCATGACAGGCCCAAGTTTTTTACCAGTAGTTCAAAG CAATCGAGATCAGAGCAGCAGAGTCTATTGACCCAGAAACAGGAGAACAGTACGAAAACTCTAAAGACTTGGTTGAATTACGTTAAGGCAGCTCTTCTATTGCTTGTAGGAACTGCTATCTCGGTTCTGCTTGGACTGCCACTTATGCAAACTCTCCAAGAGTTCTCTAGTGATGTGAACATCCCATCATTCTTGGTGACATATGTTGTGGTGCCACTGGCTTTAAACATCAGACAGGCACTCACAACAATTACCTCTGCCAGAGAGAAGACGGAAAAAGCTATATCGTTAACCTTTTCTGAG ATTTACAATGGAGTATTCATGAACAACATGATGGGATTGGTCATCTTCCTGGCTCTTGTTCTCATACGAGATTTGTCGTGGGATGTCTCAGCTGAAATTCTGGTTGTTCTACTCATATGCACAGCGATGGGTCTCTTTACCAGCTTCCGCACCAAATTTCCATTCTGGACAAGCATTCTAGCATATCTTCTCTACCCCTTGTCTCTGTTGATTATTTATCTTCTTACCGAGGTTGCATGTTGGTCCTAG
- the LOC122278898 gene encoding sodium/calcium exchanger NCL2-like isoform X2 produces MSRACLVILLGLLISHSVNSRSFREKSKLVSDGIDKTSQNSAGLELDVTATTVTCEPIYGFLPCATSVWGQLFMIITYEFLLSLAGKYVSSGSELFFQLFGTGIFGASLFHILGAIPQVALVLATGVTGSTSTIETLATMGMGLLAGSTIMLLTLVWASVVSFGSYDLSQPSANSSDEENVKPFSLTGYGVSTDVETYYTARIMMASMIPFLILQLAKILNSTSGERIVVLVSLIVTVVFLFVYCTFQVFQPWIQNRRYEYLTRSYVQRNLLPSLLTAGGRPNLTAIRECFQKIDKNRDDSISVSELRALILGIQIEVGLNEDELEAKMMQEFDISGDDRINETEFVKGISKCLVLSRHPADEQDHDRPKFFTSSSKQSRSEQQSLLTQKQENSTKTLKTWLNYVKAALLLLVGTAISVLLGLPLMQTLQEFSSDVNIPSFLVTYVVVPLALNIRQALTTITSAREKTEKAISLTFSEV; encoded by the exons ATGTCAAGAGCCTGTCTTGTCATTCTCTTGGGTCTCCTAATAAGCCATTCGGTAAATAGCCGTTCATTCAGAGAGAAATCCAAACTCGTATCTGATGGCATAGACAAAACAAGCCAGAATTCTGCAGGCCTTGAACTGGATGTCACAGCAACAACAGTGACATGCGAGCCCATCTATGGATTCTTGCCTTGCGCAACATCGGTTTGGGGTCAGCTCTTCATGATCATTACATACGAGTTCCTGCTGTCCCTTGCAGGGAAGTATGTTTCCAGTGGCTCTGAACTTTTCTTCCAATTGTTTGGAACTGGAATCTTTGGTGCTAGCTTGTTCCACATTCTTGGCGCTATCCCCCAAGTGGCTTTGGTGCTCG CCACTGGAGTGACAGGAAGTACAAGTACAATTGAAACGCTGGCAACAATGGGAATGGGCTTATTGGCAGGATCGACTATCATGCTTCTTACTTTAGTCTGGGCCTCGGTTGTTTCTTTCGGCAGCTATGATCTTTCACAGCCTTCAGCTAATTCATCAGACGAGGAAAACGTGAAACCATTCAGTTTAACTG GTTATGGTGTTAGTACTGATGTTGAGACCTACTACACTGCAAGAATAATGATGGCGTCTATGATCCCATTTCTCATTCTTCAACTGGCGAAAATTCTGAATTCAACTTCAGGCGAAAGAATCGTAGTCTTAGTTTCACTCATTGTTACTGTTGTTTTCCTCTTCGTGTACTGTACCTTTCAG GTATTCCAGCCATGGATTCAGAATAGAAGATATGAATATCTGACACGCTCGTATGTTCAGAGGAATCTACTACCAAGTCTTCTTACTGCTGGAGGCAGACCTAATTTAACAGCTATAAGAGA GTGTTTTCAGAAAATTGACAAAAATAGAGATGACTCTATTTCCGTTAGTGAACTGAGAGCATTGATCTTGGGAATACAGATAGAAGTAGGTTTGAATGAGGATGAATTGGAAGCAAAGATGATGCAGGAGTTTGACATCTCTGGTGATGATCGCATCAATGAGACTGAATTCGTTAAAGGAATCTCAAAATGCCTTGTTCTGTCTCGTCACCCTGCTGACGAACAAGATCATGACAGGCCCAAGTTTTTTACCAGTAGTTCAAAG CAATCGAGATCAGAGCAGCAGAGTCTATTGACCCAGAAACAGGAGAACAGTACGAAAACTCTAAAGACTTGGTTGAATTACGTTAAGGCAGCTCTTCTATTGCTTGTAGGAACTGCTATCTCGGTTCTGCTTGGACTGCCACTTATGCAAACTCTCCAAGAGTTCTCTAGTGATGTGAACATCCCATCATTCTTGGTGACATATGTTGTGGTGCCACTGGCTTTAAACATCAGACAGGCACTCACAACAATTACCTCTGCCAGAGAGAAGACGGAAAAAGCTATATCGTTAACCTTTTCTGAGGTTTA A
- the LOC122280139 gene encoding protein IQ-DOMAIN 9-like, protein MGSGDWFKTIVSLKKPKDGRSKRAKGSSTSEKSNALKSNNHPRKQSSVFANGATIRNHGSLSMPVEDVAATRIQAAFRAHMARKSLRRLKGTVRLQSLTRDYSVRRQATTTLSHLHSWSKIQSQIRARRLCMVTEGRLRQKKLENQLKLEAKLHDLEVEWCGGSETMEEILARIHQREDAAVKRERTMAYAFSHQWRANSGQNHGLGSYELSKTNWGWSWLERWIVARPWESRVPSRTITPKKVQSRQSSNVGGNVNPLTPKKDVSVKPPLANGKGTTKARRLSYPTAAKPAALEGSIKAEESNNKKERYSVV, encoded by the exons ATGGGTTCGGGAGATTGGTTTAAGACGATTGTCAGCCTAAAGAAACCTAAAGATGGCAGGTCAAAACGAGCGAAG GGCTCCTCAACTTCTGAAAAATCAAATGccttaaaatcaaataatcatcCACGGAAACAGTCTTCTGTGTTTGCCAACGGTGCTACCATTAGAAATCATGGGTCTCTTAGCATGCCAGTTGAGGATGTTGCTGCAACACGGATTCAGGCTGCATTCAGAGCTCACATg GCTAGGAAAAGTTTACGTCGTTTGAAAGGGACAGTAAGACTACAGAGCCTGACTCGAGACTATTCTGTTAGGAGGCAAGCTACAACAACATTGAGCCATCTTCACTCGTGGAGCAAAATACAGTCTCAGATAAGAGCTCGTAGACTCTGTATGGTGACAGAAGGTCGACTTAGACAGAAGAAACTAGAGAATCAACTAAAACTTGAGGCAAAGCTTCATGACCTAGAG GTGGAATGGTGTGGTGGCTCTGAAACCATGGAGGAAATTCTTGCAAGGATACATCAGAGAGAAGACGCAGCAGTTAAGCGGGAGCGCACCATGGCATATGCCTTTTCTCATCAG TGGAGGGCCAACTCCGGTCAGAATCATGGGCTGGGGAGTTACGAACTTAGTAAAACTAATTGGGGTTGGAGCTGGTTGGAACGCTGGATTGTTGCTCGCCCATGGGAGAGCCGTGTCCCTTCCAGGACTATTACCCCAAAGAAAGTCCAGAGTAGGCAATCCAGCAACGTTGGTGGAAATGTAAATCCACTGACACCAAAAAAAGATGTTTCAGTCAAACCTCCTTTGGCCAATGGGAAGGGAACTACAAAGGCCCGTAGATTGTCTTACCCTACTGCTGCAAAACCAGCTGCACTTGAAGGAAGCATTAAAGCTGAGGAGTCCAACAATAAGAAAGAACGGTACTCAGTGGTTTAG
- the LOC122279708 gene encoding transcription factor TCP3-like, whose translation MKDEEEEKEDHEVQPNEDVEEDDDDEQEQAQKRIPGTYQHVQRSPPSNTVSSSAILAPRQRAAEYGSFVERSVQAGIHEPSSILRSKRILKGEVVKVRSGRIARSRGLKDRHSKISTSKGTRDRRLRLSAGTAIQFFDVQDRLGYDRPSKAIDWLMEKAKAAINALANSPRQNQDASSINSSQQSEKDQLGKRRLNFQHQSELGIMMGSSCGYDRQNQLHMNDIPTNSLSLVSESATTPSSSIQLQDYPPKLKQDICLLDAPHHASPINFAEEAVNSESFLSDSPAEIGWFQPHRDWNFDTGHGEELEEFVFNSLPQLPQPVISQNQFSSQRGLLQYSSSLVSVSACTNPPISVDCHYHRSVLSSRSFASLGSARGRSFSMPQTPARIVGEEQEHGASERPSSISSV comes from the coding sequence ATGAAAgatgaggaagaggaaaaagaagatcaTGAAGTTCAACCCAACGAGGACGTGGAAGAAGACGATGATGATGAACAAGAACAAGCACAGAAAAGGATTCCAGGCACTTATCAGCATGTTCAACGATCCCCACCCTCTAATACAGTCTCTTCTTCTGCCATATTGGCACCCAGGCAACGGGCTGCAGAGTACGGAAGTTTTGTAGAGAGAAGTGTGCAAGCGGGGATTCACGAACCCTCCTCCATTTTGAGATCCAAGAGAATATTGAAAGGAGAGGTTGTGAAAGTTCGTAGTGGCCGTATTGCACGATCCAGAGGACTGAAAGACCGTCACAGCAAAATTTCTACCTCTAAAGGTACACGAGATCGACGGCTGAGACTGTCTGCTGGTACTGCTATACAGTTCTTCGACGTCCAAGACCGGCTGGGCTATGATCGACCCAGTAAGGCCATCGATTGGCTAATGGAGAAGGCAAAGGCAGCAATTAATGCACTCGCTAATTCACCAAGACAAAATCAGGATGCTTCTTCCATCAACTCTTCTCAACAATCAGAGAAAGACCAGCTTGGGAAACGCCGTCTGAATTTTCAGCATCAGAGTGAGTTAGGAATCATGATGGGTTCGAGTTGCGGTTATGATCGTCAGAACCAACTGCACATGAATGACATCCCCACTAACAGTTTGAGCTTAGTCTCAGAATCTGCCACCACACCATCATCTTCAATTCAGTTGCAGGACTACCCGCCGAAACTGAAACAAGATATTTGCCTTCTTGATGCTCCCCACCATGCCAGTCCTATTAATTTTGCCGAAGAAGCTGTCAATTCAGAGTCCTTCTTGTCAGATAGCCCCGCGGAGATTGGTTGGTTTCAACCCCACAGAGATTGGAATTTTGACACAGGTCATGGAGAAGAACTAGAAGAGTTTGTCTTCAATTCCTTGCCGCAATTACCACAGCCCGTTATAAGTCAGAACCAGTTTTCCTCTCAGCGGGGACTCCTTCAGTACTCTAGTAGTCTTGTTTCCGTTTCTGCATGTACTAACCCACCAATTTCCGTTGATTGTCATTACCATAGGTCAGTATTAAGTTCACGTTCGTTCGCCAGCTTAGGATCTGCCCGAGGCAGATCATTCTCAATGCCTCAAACTCCAGCAAGAATTGTGGGTGAAGAGCAGGAGCATGGTGCATCTGAAAGGCCGTCCTCCATTTCATCTGTCTGA